Part of the Nostoc sp. ATCC 53789 genome, TTAAAAAATACTCTTAACCCACGGAGGTGGGTTTTGTCTGTATAGCCGCGACTTCTAGTCGCCAAGGCTAGTACTAACCCAAACGTATTGCATTACCACAAGAAAATCTGAGTCTTTTTTCTACCCAAGAACTGCTGCTTTAATCTTTTTACAGATAGCCACCCAAGCTTCATTCTGTTGTCCTGAGTCCAGTCTGTCTAAAGGTTGATTGGGAGGGTGCGCTGACTGATACTTTTCAATTTCTGTTTCGTCATAGCCGCTAGAACTCAAAGGTATCCAAATAATTGTGAGTCCTTCGGCTTCAGCCGCATCCAACAATGGGGGTAACTCATTATCCGCAATAAAGTCTGATGCTAAAAAATCTGGGCTAACCAACAATACTGCCACTTTTGCTACTGCTAAAGCATTTTTAATTTCTTCGCGCCACTTAGCACCAGGTTGAATTTTAGTATCGTCCCACACGAGCAGCTTTTGGTTGCGAATCATTGGTTTAAGGTGCTTCTGGAGTTTAGTCAGCCACTCCTGATCTTGATGACTATAGCTAATGAAAACTTGATTTCTGATTACGGGTTCAGACATAGGTATTTCCAAGTTTGGTTGAGTCGGTAAAACATCGTCAATCAATCTGCGGACATCTACCATATCACCGCTATCCTGGCACTGGATTTGGTAGCGATTATTGTCCCTGAATTTGTACAACACATCTCGGTTATAAAAATGAGGACTTTGACTATCATTACAGCTTTTACAGTTACAAGGAACAAGTGTTTGATATTGCAGACGTTCGTAAGACTTATGGATTTTTTCTAATTCATTGTTAATAACTACTAGTAGTTCTTTCTTACGCTTGCCTGCGACGCGGACTTGAATTTCTCGTTGATTGTAGTATTCAATTACTTCAGCACGGCTTTCGTATTTAGCAAGAACAACGCCTGTTTTCCAAACTAGGGTTTGTTGTTCAATATCAGAGTGCATTTCGACTATAAAGCGGGTGAGAATACCTTTTGGCATGAAGTCATATTTATAGCGCAGGATTAGGTTATTGGATTCATCCCAATTGAAATCAGGTTGGTTAACAGAGAGTAATTGAGGCGCAATATAAGTGCCAGGACGACTAGGGATTTCATAGGACAGTTTAAATTTCATCATTAGCCGCAATAGTTCTGGTCGCATATCGGCATATTTATCTTCATGCCAAATGTTTGCTAAATCATTGCGATCAAATTGACCAAGTTTTTCAATCACTTGGGAATTATCTAACACTTTGTAAACGGCATCTGTACCCCAAGTAGGTTTGAGAATAACGGTTTTTATTAACAAGTCATCATCTTGGAAGTGAAGGCATACACCTAAATCATGCAGATAGCCACTGAGTTGGAGTTTATTCTCCTGTTTAGTAAAACCATGTTTCTGACAAATATTCATATATTCTTCCAAGCTAATATATTCGCGGGAGTCACCTTCTAAAGCTTCCCGCACTTTAACCCAGGTTTTGGGGAGTTCTATTCCAACATGAGGTAAGTTAGTAATATAATGCTTAATTTTATTTAAGATTTCTGACAGACCGCGATCAGTGGCTAAGTTTGTAGTAAGTGTTTCCTTAAAATTAGTGAATTCGCGCCGTAACTCACGCTCGTTTATTTCTCGTTTGCGCTCCTGCTTTTCATTTTTGACAATTAACAAAGGACTATTACCGCTCAGTAATTCAACCGCATTTAACCAGTAATAAAAATCTGTGTCTTCTTTGCGAGTATCAGCAACCAAGGCATAAAGGGAGCGTTTTGTGAGGAAAAATTGGTGGGTAGCATGGTAAATTTCTTGACCACCAAAGTCCCAAATGTTGACCTGAAATTCTCTGTTATTGTCAAGCAAGAACTTACATTGAATAACATCTATGCCTTCGGTGGTATTTTCATCTTGTTGTAACGTATATTTATTGTCTTGAATTTTTTTGGCTAGTGTAGTTTTACCTGCACCACCTTCTCCCACAATGATTAATTTAGCTTCGTAGAGGCGATCGGTTTTTTGTTCTAGTTGTTGTCTGCAAAAGTCAAGAATTGCTTTAAACCCTTTCGTGATAATTTCTGGTGGAGGTGATTCTAAACGATTACTGTTGAGGTCGAGGGATTGCAGGTTGGTGAGTTGGCCAATTTCCGGTGGCAGACTGCTCAGTCGATTGTAGCTGAGGTCGAGGGTTTGCAGGTTGGTGAGTTGGCCAATTTCCGGTGGCAGACTGCTCAGTCGATCGTTGCGGAGTTCAAGGGATTGCAGGTTGGTGAGTTGGCCAATTTCCGGTGGCAGACTGCTCAGTTGATTGTAGCTGAGGTCGAGGGATTGCAGGTTGGTGAGTTGGCCGATTTCCGGTGGCAGACTGCTCAGTTGATTTCCGTAGAGGTAGAGGGTTTGCAGGTTTGTGAGTTGGCCAATTTCCGGTGGCAGCGTTGTTAAGCGTTTGTCAGAAAGGTCTAATTTTGTCACATTGTCTCTGACAGCTTGTTCAATAATTTGCAGCAGTTCTTCGTTAGTCATTTCGGGTTTTACAGAGGCGATGCCTGACGACGAGTTGCTGCTTGGACGCGCAGCAGAGAAATTAAGCTAATTAATAATGTACCCTGTATCAAGGATTGCATCAGCGCAATGTGCGTTAGCGTACTCGTCGTAGACATCGCAAGTTAAAAGGGCAGTTAGAAACCGCGTCTACACAGACTTGTGTTGAGCGGAATCGAAATACAAAACTCACCTTTCCTTCCCTACAGAACGCTGCGCGAACGGAACGCTATGCGAACATGGGTTAAGGAACCCTTGATTTTGATTAGTCCACGGAGGTGGACTTTGTTTGTATAGCCGCGATTTCTAATCGCCTGGTATATTTGCTTTTTGTATTTAACTTTAAGATTATTGTGTAACCCTATGTAACTTGATGGCTATAGCTTTCCACATTGCCCAGCTTCCATCCAATATATAAATATGCCAGAAACTCAATCAAGTCCTCATACACATACAAACACATCAACCAAAGATGATACCTTACCTGCATCTGTTATCTCCTCTTCTACCTCTCAAGAAATCTACGATGTTGTAGTGATTGGCGCTGGGCCGATTGGGTTAGCAACTGCCATTGGCTTACGTAAACGTGGAATTGAAAATGTCCTTGTCATCGATCAAACTCGCGCCTTTCGTCAAGTTGGACAAACATTGGATCTTCTCCCCAATGGATTACAAGCTCTCAGACATTTAGATCCTAACGCTTACGAAGAAGTCAAAAAAACTGGACTGGGTTTATTGAGTCCCAAACAGTCTAATGACCAGGAAACTGTCGAACCTACTCAAAAGCAACAACCTCCAAAGGCTTCACCCCAATGGATTTACAAAAATTTGCAGGGTGAGATAATTCGGTCAACATCGCTTAGTTTTGATGACTGGTTTAAAGATTATGGCGATGGTCGAGTATCAATTTCTTGGTACAATTTGCAGACAACCCTCAGACAGCTACTTCCACCAGACCTAGTTAAAGCTAATCACCGTTGTATTAATGTTGTGAATGAGCCGGAAAAAGGTTGTGTCCGCATAGATTGTGTAGGTGATACAGCAATAGAAACCAACCCTTATGCCTATTGGATAGATGGGCAGAAAGATAACGATCCGCAACCCCAAAACTCAGAGATTGTCCCCCAAGAATTAGCAACAAAATCCATTAGAGCTAAACTAATTGTTGCAGCAGATGGGATTAATTCTACAGTTCGTAAGCTGCTTTACACAGATACTCAACATCATGATTTTGCCAGCCCTGAATACTCTGGGTTTGCAGCTATATTTTGTATGGAAATAGCTGAAGTACCAAAAGAATTATTGACAAAACTAGAAGAAGATTTCTTTCAAGACTCACCACTTGTAACAATCACTAATGATGAAATAACTGGAAATTCTGTTTGTATAAATAACATCAGGATAATCTTATTTCGCAGACCAACTGGTGTACTTGGGTACATAATACATCTTGCTTTGCCTTTAGACTCGTTGCAAGGAAAATCTGAAAGTTCTTTAATTGACTTAGCTTTGCAGGAGTTAGAAAAAGCAGGGTTTCCTGATGCGCTCAAGCAATTAGTGCGTCTATCTCCTCCTGCCAAAATGCAGCAGCGTCCATACTACGTTCACCGCGCTAGCATTTTGGATTCTGTACAAGTTTCTAACCCAACTGACCTCAATCCTGAAGCTAATCCTGCCAAAATTTCACCAGCCTGGAGTGTAGGGCGAGTCGTCTTAGTTGGCGATGCTGCACATGGAATGCCTCCCTTCATGGCTCAAGGAGCTAATCAAGGATTGGAAGATGCGCTAATAGTTACAACACTCATCGCTAAAATTGCTGAGGAGAATAACTGGGATAACCTACAAGCTATAGCCAAAGCCTTCGAGAAATACGAGTGTCTTCGTCGCCCATTGATGGCATACGTCCAAGAAGCAACATTAAAGCGATCGCCCCACTCGTCAGATAAAGAGTGGCATGACTACAGCCAACAGATGTATTGCCGCAATTTCGACCAAGTAATAGAGGCATTGTAGTTAACCGTCTATGAAAAATTTTTATTAGAATGCAGATGTCTACTAGGCGGCAATACTGCGTAGGTTTTGAGTCGATCCCCCCAGCCCTGCTTAAAAAGAGGGGCTAAGAATGTCTTATTTTCCCCCTTTTTAAGGGGGATTAAGGGGGATCTCGACTATGCACCTTAACCTACGCAGTATTGCACTAGGCGGCGTGCTGTCTATCCACGTAAATCCAGAAGATAATCGATGAGTAATCAACTACAAGACTACAATCCTAGCGGCGTAGGTGAAATAAATGGCAACCTCTTAGGTTTGCCCTGCGATTATGAGTCTGCAAACCTGATTGTCTTTGGTGTGCCGTGGGAAGTCACTGTTTCTTATGGCGCAGGCACAGCTAATGGCCCCCAGCGCATTCTTGATGCTTCGACTCAACTAGATTTATTCGATTTTGATAACCCTAATGGTTGGAAGCAGGGAATTTTCATGGTAGAAATTCCCCAAGATATTTTAGAGAAGAATACATACTACCGCGCCTTGGCAGCAAAAATTATTGAGCGATTAGCCCAAGGTAAAGAACTCTCAGATACACCAGATTTAACATCTGTCCTCACAGAAATTAATCAGGCTGGGGAACAGGTAAATCAATGGCTGTTTGAAAATTGCCAAGAAGCAATTAACAAGGGTAAGGGAGTCGCAGTTATTGGTGGAGATCACAGTTCGCCGTTAGGTTATTTCCAAGCATTAGCAGCTAACTACGCCAACTATGGCATTTTGCACATTGATGCCCACGCAGATTTACGCGATGCTTATGAGGGATTTGAATTTTCCCATGCGTCGATTATGTTTAATGCGATGAAAATACCGCAAATTTCCAAGCTAGTGCAAGTAGGTTTGCGTGATATTAGTCATGATGAAGTGCAGATGATAGACCAATCTGATCGTCGCATTATTGCATATTACGACCCAGCTATTAAACAAAAGCTTTACTCTGGAACAACTTGGCTTGATTTATGCCGAGAAATTATCAGTCATTTACCTGAGTTTGTTTACATTAGCTTTGATGTCGATGGTCTAGATCCAAAACTTTGCCCAAGTACAGGTACTCCTGTTCCGGGTGGGCTGGAATTAGAGCAAACATTTTTTCTGTTCCGGGAATTAGTCAAGAGTGGTAGAAAAATTATTGGCTTTGATATTTGTGAAGTCGGTGATGCCGAGTGGGATGGTAATGTTGGAGCGCGGGTAGTTTACAAGCTGGCAAATTTGATGGATTTGTCAAAACAGAATTCGTAATTGTTGAGTTCCTAAAATCGTTCGACTGAGACGTTTTGCGATCGCTCAGTCGATCCAACTTCACAGTGTTCGCGTAGTGTTCCACAGGAAAGTCCAAAATCTAAAATTAAATAATAAGCCCCGGACTTGATTGCTGGAGTCAATCTAAAATTTTTTAATTAACCTTGCTTTACTATCTAAAAATTTTAAGATAAAGAATAGCCTGTTGCTTTGTGAACGTATTGCACAACTTTTTGATATGATTCAGGATTACTCACAGGATTAATGATGATGGGGATAGTGCCATCTGGCAACCAGAAGGTTATCCTACCATTCGGTTCATGACAAAAGGAACTGATGCAGTTGAGATTAATTACATATTCGTTTTTTTCGTAAAGGATTTTCACCCAGTGGGCATGATCTAATTCTAAACTTGTCACGCATTCTAAATAATCGAGAATCTTTTGATAATCTTCTAGGTTACTTTGTGGATTAATGACTATTGGAATGGCACTATCGGGTAGCCAAAAAGTAACCCTGCCATTCACTTCATAACAAAAAGCATGGACACGTTCAAAATTCACTACATATTCTCTCCTCTCGTAAAGGATTTTCACCCAGTACGCCACAACATCTCCTCAAGTCCGAAATTTACGAATGATGCACCCTGTATGTCCAAGTCTACTGAAGCCTTAAGTTTATGTTGCTGTGTACCAATTCAAAATCAAATTAATTTGTTTGAATGATGAATTGTTAAGAAACCTCCAATGGCGTTGGTGTAGTTGAAGTTGACAGAGAAAGAGCGATCGCTGCTTGAATAAACCCTTTAAATAAAGGATGAGGGCTACTAGGACGCGATTGAAATTCTGGATGAAATTGGCAAGCCAGAAAGAATGGGTGCTTGGGTAATTCCACAATTTCAACTAACTGTCCATCAGGAGAAGTCCCACTAATCACATAGCCGGACTTTAATAAGAGATCGCGGTAAGCATTGTTGAACTCATAGCGATGTCGATGTCGTTCATAAATTACATCTTCTTGATAAAGCTTGAAAGCCAATGTATCAGGAAGAACACGACAAGGATATAGCCCCAAGCGCATTGTACCCCCTAAATCCACAACTTCCTGCTGTCCTGGCAATAAATTAATTACCGGATTAGTTGTATGAGCGTCAAATTCGGCACTATTAGCATCTGTTAATCCCCCTATGTGCCTAGCCCATTCAATTACAGAGCATTGCATTCCCAGGCATAAACCCAAAAAGGGAATTTGGCGATCGCGGGCGTATTTAATAGCGGCAATTTTGCCATCCACTCCCCGAACCCCAAAACCTCCTGGTACAACTACGCCATCGACACCCCCAAGATGAGTTTCGACTGATTCATTTTCCAAATCTTCTGAATTTACCCAACGCAGGCGCAGTTTGCCATAAGTGGAAATTGCAGCATGGTTTAGTGCTTCCACTACAGATAAATAGGCATCACTTAACTGCACATATTTGCCGACAATGGCAATTTCTAGCTCGTGCTTGGGAGTATGTAACCGTTGTACCAATGTTTGCCACTGCGTCAAATCTGGTTGGCGTTGCTCCATTTGTAGCAAACTCAGTACTTGTTCTGCCATTCCTTCCCTTTCCAGATTTAGGGGTACTTCATAGATACTTTTGGCATCTTGAGAAGTAATGACGCATTCTTCGGGCACATCGCAAAATCCCGATAATTTTTGCTTTAATCCCTTGGGTAAGGGGCGATCGCTCCGACAAACTAAAATATCTGGTTGAATACCAATGGATCTGAGTTCTTTAACTGAATGCTGTGTTGGCTTAGTTTTCATCTCACCCGCAGAAGCAATCCACGGTACCAACGTTACGTGCATATACAGTACATGTTGCCGCCCCACCTCTTTGCGGAACTGGCGAATCGCTTCCAAAAACGGCAGTGATTCAATATCTCCCACCGTCCCGCCAATTTCTGTAATTACTACGGACGGATTTGTACTTTTAGCAACTCGCAGAATCCGCTCTTTTATTTCATTGGTAATATGAGGAATAACCTGTACAGTGCCGCCATTGTAGTCTCCACGTCGCTCTTTATTAATGACTGCCTGGTAAATCGAGCCAGTAGTCACACAGTTCAAGCGCGACATTGAGGTATCGGTGAAGCGTTCGTAATGCCCCAAGTCTAAATCTGTCTCCGCACCATCCTGGGTAACGAATACTTCCCCATGCTGAAAAGGACTCATTGTGCCAGGATCGATATTGATATAAGGGTCGAGTTTGAGAATCGACACCGAATATCCGCGCGACTTGAGCAAACGCCCTAGACTTGCTGCTACAATGCCCTTACCAATACTGGAAACTACGCCTCCAGTTACGAAGATAAACTTAGTCATAGTAGTTTGAATTTCTAACAACTTCTAAAAATACATCCCGTCATTGTGCCACAGTTATTGTGGTGTAATCTTCTATGATTTGCTGTGAAAAACCTTTTAGGATTAGTAATATTAGGCTGTATTCTCACATCCTCCGTAGCATTGGCAGAGCCATCTCTTATAGTCGTTTTTCCCAAGACAAACTACCAGACGAGTTCCCAAAAAATCTTTTTTCTGGGGACTGCACCACCGGATGGTGAGGTTTTGATCAATAGTAAGCCAATTAACCGCAGCAAAGCTGGTCATTTTTCCCCTAGTTTCCCCTTGCAGTTGGGAGAGAATCTTTTTACTGTGAGTCGCCAGAATCAAGAACTTAAGATTAAGGTGATAAGGGTTAGCACTAGCCCTGAACTACCACAGGGGGTAGCCTTTGCTAAAGATTCCTTGACTCCCGCAGCTGATATTGCCAGACTACCAGGAGAACTAATTTGTTTTAGCGCGTTAGCGAAGCTTCCCGAAGGGATCGCACCCCCTAACGCCAATGTCTCTGTAACCCTGGCTAATCAGACGATTACCCTTTTACCTCAACCTCAACAGGCACAACTACCAAGTAATTTGGCAGCTCTGACAGGGCAAAATCAGCCTTATGCCCAGTCTAGCGTAGGCAATTATAAAGGTTGCACCACAGTGGCTACAGCCGCCGATCTGGGAAAACCTCAGTTTCAACTAACACTCAATGGCAAGACGATAACTCAACCAGGGACTGGTAAAATTCAAATCCTCTCAAGAGCAGAGTTGCCGGTTTCTGAGGTTACAGTAGAGTCAGGCGTTGCTCGCACTGGCCCAAGCACCGATTATTCTCGACTCACACCACTGCCTAAAGGCACACGCGCAACAGTAACAGGTAAGGAAGGTGAATGGTTGCGCCTAGACTATGGCGCTTGGATTAATAGTCAGGAAACTCGCATTCTACCTGGTGCAATTCCGCCACAAACAATAATTCGCAGTGTCGGATACCGTCAACTCCCTGGTGCGACAGAGATATTTTTCCCCTTACAAGTTCCCGTACCTGTGAGCGTGCAACAAAGTGAGAAAGCTCTCGCTCTCACTCTCTACAATACTACTGCCCAAACGGACATTATTCGCCTGGATGATGACCCTCTAATTTCTCGGCTAGATTGGCAACAGGAGGCTCCAGAACAAGTAAAATACACCTTTAACCTCAAAAAAGCTCAACAGTGGGGATATAAGCTGAGATACGACGGTACAACCCTGGTTTTGGCTTTGCGTCATCCGCCTAATATTGGGAACACAAGACGCAAGCTTTTAGCTAATCTCAAGATTGTACTCGATCCAGGGCATGGCGGTAAAGAATCTGGTGCCAGTGGCCCAACTGGATATTTAGAAAAAGATGTGAATTTGGTGGTATCTAAGTTGCTGCGGGACGATTTGGTGAAGCGAGGAGCAACGGTAGTGATGACGCGGGAGGACGATAAGGAGGTTTCTCTAGCAGAGCGTCAGGCAATTATTAGTAAAGAAGAACCTGCGATCGCTATTTCCATACATCACAACTCCTTACCCGATGATGGCGATGCTGAAAAAACCAAGGGATTCGCCGCTTTTTGGTATCAACCCCAAGCCCACAGCCTGGCAATATTTTTACAGACCTATGTTGTTAAAAAACTCGGCAAACCTTCTTATGGTGTGTTTTGGGACAACCTAGCGCTGACACGCCCAGCAGCTGCGCCATCGGTGTTACTGGAATTGGGTTTTATGAGCAATCCCGATGAATTTGAGCAGGTAGTGAACCCAAAAGAACAGAAGAAAATGGCTGATGCGATCGCTCAGGGGATTACTGAGTGGTTTAAAAGCGTTCGATAGATCGGGAGTTAAGCTTACGAGCTATAGCAATCCTATTTCTTGCGCCAAACTAAAAACTATAGGGACAATTCATGAATTGCTCCTATAGGGTTTTGGCTATTATTTGCATAAGTCCTGGATTTGTGAAAATTCGCGGTATTCAGATCGCCAACTTCGTGAAAGTTGTCAGCGATTTAACTTTTCAGTGCTTCTACCATGCCAAAACAACTTTGATTGCGGCTAAAAATATATCAAATCTTATATTTTGAAACCGTATGTATTTTAAAATCGGC contains:
- the speB gene encoding agmatinase SpeB, yielding MSNQLQDYNPSGVGEINGNLLGLPCDYESANLIVFGVPWEVTVSYGAGTANGPQRILDASTQLDLFDFDNPNGWKQGIFMVEIPQDILEKNTYYRALAAKIIERLAQGKELSDTPDLTSVLTEINQAGEQVNQWLFENCQEAINKGKGVAVIGGDHSSPLGYFQALAANYANYGILHIDAHADLRDAYEGFEFSHASIMFNAMKIPQISKLVQVGLRDISHDEVQMIDQSDRRIIAYYDPAIKQKLYSGTTWLDLCREIISHLPEFVYISFDVDGLDPKLCPSTGTPVPGGLELEQTFFLFRELVKSGRKIIGFDICEVGDAEWDGNVGARVVYKLANLMDLSKQNS
- a CDS encoding COR domain-containing protein translates to MTNEELLQIIEQAVRDNVTKLDLSDKRLTTLPPEIGQLTNLQTLYLYGNQLSSLPPEIGQLTNLQSLDLSYNQLSSLPPEIGQLTNLQSLELRNDRLSSLPPEIGQLTNLQTLDLSYNRLSSLPPEIGQLTNLQSLDLNSNRLESPPPEIITKGFKAILDFCRQQLEQKTDRLYEAKLIIVGEGGAGKTTLAKKIQDNKYTLQQDENTTEGIDVIQCKFLLDNNREFQVNIWDFGGQEIYHATHQFFLTKRSLYALVADTRKEDTDFYYWLNAVELLSGNSPLLIVKNEKQERKREINERELRREFTNFKETLTTNLATDRGLSEILNKIKHYITNLPHVGIELPKTWVKVREALEGDSREYISLEEYMNICQKHGFTKQENKLQLSGYLHDLGVCLHFQDDDLLIKTVILKPTWGTDAVYKVLDNSQVIEKLGQFDRNDLANIWHEDKYADMRPELLRLMMKFKLSYEIPSRPGTYIAPQLLSVNQPDFNWDESNNLILRYKYDFMPKGILTRFIVEMHSDIEQQTLVWKTGVVLAKYESRAEVIEYYNQREIQVRVAGKRKKELLVVINNELEKIHKSYERLQYQTLVPCNCKSCNDSQSPHFYNRDVLYKFRDNNRYQIQCQDSGDMVDVRRLIDDVLPTQPNLEIPMSEPVIRNQVFISYSHQDQEWLTKLQKHLKPMIRNQKLLVWDDTKIQPGAKWREEIKNALAVAKVAVLLVSPDFLASDFIADNELPPLLDAAEAEGLTIIWIPLSSSGYDETEIEKYQSAHPPNQPLDRLDSGQQNEAWVAICKKIKAAVLG
- a CDS encoding NAD(P)/FAD-dependent oxidoreductase encodes the protein MPETQSSPHTHTNTSTKDDTLPASVISSSTSQEIYDVVVIGAGPIGLATAIGLRKRGIENVLVIDQTRAFRQVGQTLDLLPNGLQALRHLDPNAYEEVKKTGLGLLSPKQSNDQETVEPTQKQQPPKASPQWIYKNLQGEIIRSTSLSFDDWFKDYGDGRVSISWYNLQTTLRQLLPPDLVKANHRCINVVNEPEKGCVRIDCVGDTAIETNPYAYWIDGQKDNDPQPQNSEIVPQELATKSIRAKLIVAADGINSTVRKLLYTDTQHHDFASPEYSGFAAIFCMEIAEVPKELLTKLEEDFFQDSPLVTITNDEITGNSVCINNIRIILFRRPTGVLGYIIHLALPLDSLQGKSESSLIDLALQELEKAGFPDALKQLVRLSPPAKMQQRPYYVHRASILDSVQVSNPTDLNPEANPAKISPAWSVGRVVLVGDAAHGMPPFMAQGANQGLEDALIVTTLIAKIAEENNWDNLQAIAKAFEKYECLRRPLMAYVQEATLKRSPHSSDKEWHDYSQQMYCRNFDQVIEAL
- a CDS encoding CTP synthase: MTKFIFVTGGVVSSIGKGIVAASLGRLLKSRGYSVSILKLDPYINIDPGTMSPFQHGEVFVTQDGAETDLDLGHYERFTDTSMSRLNCVTTGSIYQAVINKERRGDYNGGTVQVIPHITNEIKERILRVAKSTNPSVVITEIGGTVGDIESLPFLEAIRQFRKEVGRQHVLYMHVTLVPWIASAGEMKTKPTQHSVKELRSIGIQPDILVCRSDRPLPKGLKQKLSGFCDVPEECVITSQDAKSIYEVPLNLEREGMAEQVLSLLQMEQRQPDLTQWQTLVQRLHTPKHELEIAIVGKYVQLSDAYLSVVEALNHAAISTYGKLRLRWVNSEDLENESVETHLGGVDGVVVPGGFGVRGVDGKIAAIKYARDRQIPFLGLCLGMQCSVIEWARHIGGLTDANSAEFDAHTTNPVINLLPGQQEVVDLGGTMRLGLYPCRVLPDTLAFKLYQEDVIYERHRHRYEFNNAYRDLLLKSGYVISGTSPDGQLVEIVELPKHPFFLACQFHPEFQSRPSSPHPLFKGFIQAAIALSLSTSTTPTPLEVS
- a CDS encoding N-acetylmuramoyl-L-alanine amidase, which translates into the protein MKNLLGLVILGCILTSSVALAEPSLIVVFPKTNYQTSSQKIFFLGTAPPDGEVLINSKPINRSKAGHFSPSFPLQLGENLFTVSRQNQELKIKVIRVSTSPELPQGVAFAKDSLTPAADIARLPGELICFSALAKLPEGIAPPNANVSVTLANQTITLLPQPQQAQLPSNLAALTGQNQPYAQSSVGNYKGCTTVATAADLGKPQFQLTLNGKTITQPGTGKIQILSRAELPVSEVTVESGVARTGPSTDYSRLTPLPKGTRATVTGKEGEWLRLDYGAWINSQETRILPGAIPPQTIIRSVGYRQLPGATEIFFPLQVPVPVSVQQSEKALALTLYNTTAQTDIIRLDDDPLISRLDWQQEAPEQVKYTFNLKKAQQWGYKLRYDGTTLVLALRHPPNIGNTRRKLLANLKIVLDPGHGGKESGASGPTGYLEKDVNLVVSKLLRDDLVKRGATVVMTREDDKEVSLAERQAIISKEEPAIAISIHHNSLPDDGDAEKTKGFAAFWYQPQAHSLAIFLQTYVVKKLGKPSYGVFWDNLALTRPAAAPSVLLELGFMSNPDEFEQVVNPKEQKKMADAIAQGITEWFKSVR